The proteins below are encoded in one region of Pseudomonas helmanticensis:
- a CDS encoding hypoxanthine-guanine phosphoribosyltransferase, whose product MSADLEHIRQIMREADCLYTESEVEAAIARVGAQINEQLADSNPVVFCVMNGGLIFSGKLLTHLQFPLEASYLHATRYRNETSGGDLFWKAKPEVSFIDRDVLIIDDILDEGHTLGAIIDFCKHAGARKVHTAVLIDKDHDRKARPDLKADFVGLPCIDRYIFGYGMDYKGYWRNANGIFAVKGM is encoded by the coding sequence ATGTCCGCTGATCTCGAGCATATCCGTCAAATCATGCGAGAGGCTGACTGCCTGTACACCGAATCTGAAGTCGAGGCCGCCATCGCTCGCGTCGGTGCACAAATCAACGAACAACTGGCTGACAGCAACCCGGTGGTGTTCTGCGTGATGAACGGCGGCCTGATCTTCTCCGGCAAGCTGCTGACGCATCTGCAATTTCCGCTGGAAGCGTCTTACCTGCACGCGACCCGCTATCGCAATGAAACCAGCGGCGGCGATCTGTTCTGGAAAGCCAAGCCGGAAGTCTCGTTCATCGACCGCGACGTGCTGATCATCGACGACATTCTCGATGAAGGCCACACCCTTGGCGCGATCATCGACTTCTGCAAACACGCTGGCGCGCGCAAAGTGCACACCGCCGTGCTGATCGACAAGGATCACGACCGCAAGGCGCGTCCTGACCTGAAAGCCGATTTCGTCGGCCTGCCGTGCATCGACCGTTACATCTTCGGTTACGGCATGGATTACAAAGGCTACTGGCGCAACGCCAACGGGATCTTTGCCGTTAAAGGCATGTAA
- the upp gene encoding uracil phosphoribosyltransferase encodes MPILEIRHPLIRHKLGLMRRADISTKNFRELAQEVGALLTYEATKDLPLESYDIQGWCGTVSVEKIAGKKITVVPILRAGIGMLEGVLSLIPGAKVSAVGVARNEETLQAHTYLEKLVPEIDERLAMIIDPMLATGSSMVATIDLLKKAGCKDIRAMVLVAAPEGIAAVEKAHPDVTIYTASIDERLNEHGYIIPGLGDAGDKIFGTKQKDA; translated from the coding sequence ATGCCCATCCTCGAGATCCGCCATCCGCTGATCCGCCATAAACTCGGCCTGATGCGCCGCGCTGACATCAGCACCAAGAATTTCCGTGAGCTTGCTCAGGAAGTCGGCGCCCTGTTGACCTATGAAGCTACAAAAGATTTGCCGCTGGAATCCTACGATATTCAAGGCTGGTGCGGCACCGTGTCGGTCGAGAAGATCGCCGGCAAGAAGATCACCGTCGTGCCGATCCTGCGCGCCGGCATCGGCATGCTCGAAGGCGTGTTGAGCCTGATCCCGGGTGCCAAGGTTTCCGCTGTGGGTGTCGCCCGCAATGAAGAAACCCTGCAAGCGCACACCTATCTGGAAAAACTGGTTCCGGAAATCGACGAACGGTTGGCGATGATCATCGACCCGATGCTCGCCACCGGCAGCTCGATGGTTGCGACCATTGACCTGCTGAAGAAAGCCGGTTGCAAGGACATCCGCGCGATGGTGCTGGTTGCCGCGCCGGAAGGCATTGCAGCAGTGGAAAAAGCTCACCCGGACGTGACCATCTACACCGCGTCCATCGATGAGCGCTTGAACGAGCACGGCTACATCATTCCTGGACTTGGCGACGCCGGTGACAAGATCTTCGGCACCAAGCAGAAGGACGCGTAA
- the mqo gene encoding malate dehydrogenase (quinone), translating into MAHNEAVDVVLVGAGIMSATLAVLLKELDPAIKLEVVELMDSGAAESSNPWNNAGTGHAGLCELNYTPQAADGTVDIKKAVHINTQFEVSKQFWSYLTKKGTFGSCKSFISPVPHLSFVQGDSGVSFLKDRFDVLHKHHAFADMEYTEDKAKMAEWMPLMMPGRSPDEVLAATRVMNGTDVNFGALTNQLLKHLTSAPDTQVKYCKRVTGLKRNGNGWTVSIKDVNSGSTREVDAKFVFLGAGGAALPLLQASGIEESKGFGGFPISGQWLRCDNPEVVKLHQAKVYSQAAVGSPPMSVPHLDTRVVDGKKSLLFGPYAGFTTKFLKHGSFMDLPLSVRAGNIGPMLAVAKNNMDLTKYLVSEVMQSMEQRLDSLRRFYPEAKAEDWRLEVAGQRVQIIKKDPKKGGILQFGTELVSAKDGSLAALLGASPGASVTVSIMLELIEKCFPAKAKGEWAGKLAEIFPAREKVLETDAALYRKINTQNNIALELVEESSETPSYA; encoded by the coding sequence ATGGCGCATAACGAAGCAGTCGACGTAGTACTGGTTGGGGCCGGCATCATGAGTGCCACCCTTGCCGTACTGCTCAAAGAGCTCGACCCCGCGATCAAGCTGGAAGTCGTCGAGCTGATGGATTCCGGTGCTGCGGAGAGTTCCAACCCGTGGAACAACGCCGGTACCGGTCACGCTGGCCTGTGCGAGTTGAACTACACGCCGCAAGCCGCCGATGGCACCGTCGACATCAAGAAAGCCGTGCACATCAACACCCAGTTCGAGGTGTCGAAGCAGTTCTGGTCGTACCTGACCAAGAAAGGCACGTTCGGCTCGTGCAAATCCTTCATCAGCCCGGTGCCGCACCTGAGTTTCGTCCAGGGCGACTCAGGCGTGTCCTTCCTCAAGGATCGCTTTGATGTGCTGCACAAGCATCACGCCTTCGCCGACATGGAATACACCGAAGACAAGGCCAAAATGGCCGAGTGGATGCCGCTGATGATGCCGGGCCGCTCGCCGGACGAAGTCCTCGCCGCAACCCGCGTGATGAACGGCACCGACGTCAACTTCGGCGCCCTGACCAATCAGTTGCTCAAGCACCTGACCAGCGCACCCGACACCCAGGTCAAATACTGCAAGCGCGTCACCGGCCTCAAGCGTAACGGCAACGGCTGGACCGTCAGCATCAAGGACGTCAACAGCGGCAGCACTCGTGAAGTCGACGCCAAGTTCGTCTTCCTCGGCGCGGGCGGTGCGGCGCTGCCGTTGTTGCAGGCTTCGGGTATCGAAGAAAGCAAAGGCTTCGGCGGCTTCCCGATCAGCGGCCAGTGGCTGCGTTGCGACAACCCGGAAGTGGTCAAACTGCACCAGGCCAAGGTTTACAGCCAGGCCGCCGTGGGTTCGCCACCGATGTCGGTGCCGCACCTCGACACCCGCGTTGTCGACGGCAAGAAATCCCTGCTGTTCGGGCCATACGCCGGTTTCACCACCAAGTTCCTCAAGCACGGCTCCTTCATGGACCTGCCGCTGTCGGTTCGCGCCGGCAACATCGGGCCGATGCTGGCGGTAGCGAAAAACAACATGGACCTGACCAAATACCTGGTCAGCGAAGTGATGCAATCGATGGAACAGCGTCTGGATTCCCTGCGTCGTTTCTACCCTGAGGCGAAAGCCGAAGACTGGCGCCTGGAAGTGGCCGGCCAACGGGTGCAGATCATCAAGAAAGACCCGAAAAAGGGCGGCATCCTGCAATTCGGTACCGAACTGGTGTCGGCCAAGGACGGCTCCCTCGCCGCCCTGCTCGGTGCTTCGCCAGGCGCGTCGGTGACCGTTTCGATCATGCTGGAACTGATCGAGAAATGCTTCCCGGCCAAGGCCAAGGGTGAATGGGCTGGCAAACTGGCGGAGATCTTCCCGGCCCGTGAAAAGGTTCTGGAAACCGATGCTGCGCTGTATCGCAAGATCAACACGCAGAACAACATCGCGCTGGAGCTGGTTGAAGAAAGCAGCGAGACCCCAAGCTACGCTTGA
- a CDS encoding PA4642 family protein, with protein sequence MRKDKKQVIGDEIGDEQIKLFLDFEPVDATSPSLHKLIKAYRGLRIDDFERFLGFFVEAGYDVDGKDEQGKTFVELIADQRNAPEYIELIAKSRT encoded by the coding sequence ATGCGTAAAGATAAGAAACAAGTGATTGGTGACGAGATCGGCGATGAGCAGATCAAGCTGTTCCTCGATTTTGAGCCGGTCGACGCCACTTCGCCGTCGCTGCACAAACTGATCAAGGCTTACCGTGGCTTGCGCATCGATGACTTCGAGCGCTTTCTGGGCTTCTTCGTCGAGGCGGGTTATGACGTTGATGGCAAGGACGAGCAGGGCAAGACTTTCGTTGAGCTGATCGCCGATCAGCGCAATGCCCCGGAATACATCGAGCTGATCGCAAAGTCCCGTACCTGA
- a CDS encoding YajG family lipoprotein, whose amino-acid sequence MLQRLLFGLITVAGLTLAGCAHSPQQLSPEPKLTTQLAPVGRGQPVVVRVVDGRPSPTLGTRGGLYPETSAITVQREQILPKLQAQAEAAVRLLGFTPTNNAPNAPQLTVTLAELKYQSPKEGMYVTEATIGATFRSDVQNANRRYSGRYGASLDQRFGMAPNQETNTKLVSDVLSDALTRLFKDPTVGQVLAE is encoded by the coding sequence ATGTTGCAACGCCTGTTGTTCGGTTTGATCACTGTGGCCGGTTTGACCCTGGCCGGCTGCGCCCACAGCCCGCAACAACTGAGTCCGGAGCCGAAGCTGACCACCCAACTGGCGCCGGTCGGTCGTGGCCAGCCGGTGGTGGTGCGTGTGGTCGACGGTCGTCCGTCGCCAACCCTCGGCACCCGTGGCGGTCTGTACCCGGAAACCAGCGCCATCACCGTGCAGCGCGAGCAGATCCTGCCGAAGTTGCAGGCGCAGGCTGAAGCCGCCGTGCGTCTGCTCGGTTTCACCCCGACCAACAACGCGCCAAACGCTCCGCAACTGACCGTGACCCTCGCCGAACTGAAGTACCAGTCGCCGAAAGAAGGCATGTACGTCACCGAAGCGACCATCGGCGCGACCTTCCGCTCCGACGTGCAGAACGCCAACCGCCGTTATAGCGGCCGTTATGGCGCGTCGCTGGACCAGCGTTTCGGCATGGCGCCGAACCAGGAAACCAATACCAAGCTTGTGAGCGACGTGTTGAGTGATGCGTTGACGCGTCTGTTCAAGGATCCGACTGTGGGTCAGGTTCTGGCTGAGTAA